Proteins encoded in a region of the Ralstonia pseudosolanacearum genome:
- a CDS encoding methyl-accepting chemotaxis protein — protein MSKLSFRQKLWLPLAFSLIALTLMSVFNAYQARGIRIEERKNNLVSVTSMALNLVKQYDDLARAGVLTKEAAQQQALERFRSLRYDKDGYFTITRSDNVVVMHPIKPEFIGKDQTGFKDAQGNSVYVNLTSAARQPNGGFTSYVWPHVGGTALVPKTAFAQRYEPWDWVFSTGAYMDDINAVFMTSLYESGGLLLLAGTVLVLLAGVANRGLQRTLGGDPAYAAEVANRIAGGDLSVEIATRPDDRDSLLYAMGRMRGALVQTLGRIKGASETIGTATREIASGNLDLSSRTEQQASSLEETASAMEELMSTVQQNADNANQANQLAVSASDVAVRGGDVVSRVVETMGSINASSRKIVDIIGVIDGIAFQTNILALNAAVEAARAGEQGRGFAVVAGEVRSLAQRSAAAAKEIKALIDDSVTNVDAGSTLVEEAGTTMREIVASVRRVTDIVGEITAASQEQRSGIEEVSHAVTQLDDATQQNAALVEQAAAAAQSLQEQADSLTQVVAQFRLDPTMSAMRSGTAKAEPTIAPRVPKAAEPAPAAPVPVAVPVPVAAPAQAPRREPVKPSPQAAKPKLQSRKAPVLAKRAAKPDTAPATAPATSPKPLHQPLVAAGDDADWETF, from the coding sequence ATGAGCAAGCTCAGCTTCCGCCAGAAGCTTTGGCTGCCGCTGGCGTTCAGCCTGATCGCGCTGACGCTGATGTCGGTGTTCAATGCCTATCAGGCGCGCGGGATTCGCATCGAGGAACGCAAGAACAACCTGGTCAGCGTGACCAGCATGGCGCTCAACCTGGTCAAGCAATACGACGACCTGGCCCGCGCCGGCGTCCTGACCAAGGAGGCGGCACAGCAGCAGGCGCTGGAGCGCTTCCGCTCGCTGCGCTACGACAAGGACGGCTACTTCACCATCACCCGTTCCGACAACGTGGTGGTGATGCACCCGATCAAGCCCGAATTCATCGGCAAGGACCAGACCGGCTTCAAGGACGCGCAGGGCAACAGCGTCTACGTCAACCTCACCAGCGCCGCCAGGCAGCCCAACGGCGGCTTCACCAGCTATGTCTGGCCGCATGTCGGCGGGACGGCGCTGGTGCCGAAGACGGCCTTCGCGCAGCGCTACGAGCCGTGGGACTGGGTGTTTTCGACCGGCGCCTACATGGATGACATCAACGCCGTGTTCATGACGTCGCTGTACGAGAGCGGCGGCCTGCTGCTGCTGGCGGGCACGGTGCTGGTGCTGCTGGCCGGCGTGGCCAACCGGGGTCTGCAGCGTACGCTGGGTGGCGACCCGGCCTATGCGGCGGAGGTGGCCAACCGCATCGCCGGCGGCGACCTGAGCGTCGAGATTGCCACCCGGCCGGATGACCGCGACAGCCTGCTCTACGCCATGGGCCGCATGCGCGGCGCGCTGGTGCAGACCCTCGGCCGCATCAAGGGCGCATCGGAGACCATCGGCACGGCCACGCGCGAGATCGCCAGCGGCAACCTGGACCTGTCCTCACGTACCGAGCAGCAGGCGAGCTCGCTCGAAGAGACCGCCTCGGCCATGGAAGAGCTGATGTCGACCGTGCAGCAGAACGCCGACAACGCCAACCAGGCCAACCAACTGGCCGTGTCCGCCTCCGACGTGGCGGTGCGGGGCGGCGACGTGGTGTCCCGCGTGGTCGAGACGATGGGCTCGATCAATGCGTCCTCGCGCAAGATCGTCGACATCATCGGCGTGATCGACGGCATTGCTTTCCAGACCAACATCCTGGCGCTCAACGCCGCCGTGGAAGCGGCGCGCGCCGGCGAGCAGGGGCGCGGCTTCGCGGTGGTGGCCGGCGAGGTGCGCAGCCTGGCGCAGCGCAGCGCCGCCGCGGCCAAGGAGATCAAGGCGCTGATCGACGATTCCGTGACCAATGTGGATGCCGGCAGCACCCTGGTGGAAGAAGCCGGCACGACCATGCGCGAGATCGTCGCCAGCGTCCGGCGCGTGACGGACATCGTCGGCGAGATCACCGCCGCAAGCCAGGAGCAGCGCTCGGGCATCGAAGAAGTCAGCCACGCCGTCACGCAGCTCGACGATGCCACCCAGCAGAATGCCGCGCTGGTGGAGCAGGCCGCGGCCGCCGCGCAATCGTTGCAGGAGCAGGCCGACAGCCTGACGCAGGTCGTGGCGCAGTTCCGCCTCGACCCCACGATGTCCGCGATGCGCAGCGGGACGGCCAAGGCCGAGCCGACGATCGCGCCGCGGGTGCCCAAGGCTGCCGAGCCCGCGCCGGCTGCACCCGTACCCGTGGCCGTACCCGTACCCGTGGCCGCGCCGGCCCAGGCGCCGCGCCGCGAGCCGGTCAAGCCCAGCCCTCAGGCCGCCAAGCCCAAGCTGCAGTCGCGCAAGGCGCCGGTGCTTGCCAAGCGCGCGGCCAAGCCGGACACCGCGCCCGCTACGGCACCGGCCACATCGCCCAAGCCGCTGCACCAACCGTTGGTAGCCGCCGGCGACGACGCCGACTGGGAAACCTTCTGA
- a CDS encoding methyl-accepting chemotaxis protein, with protein MERFLKNTSVRAGLLAILVTFALMIVVGAAVGVLALSTANVSTERVHAISARSMLLNDAYKDMMRARTGLARVYGMLRENPGTPLPSNALDSAEAGVKKSLAQLEAFKSAPAIEGVDQALRQAIAQAAQAHADAVQRAMAALRASDAAAYATINAKDVTASGAAWSIEIERFQKLSSQLAQEEADGGQARYGLIVKFVSVGIIMALALIAAVHYALKAFVVTPLNDAVDVLTRVAEGDLSVQVREGGRNELGRLLSAVARMRASLLQTVRQVRSSSDAVNTGAHEIASGNLDLSSRTEQQSASLEKTAASMEQMTSTVTNNSENARQASALAASAADLASRGGEVVRGVVSTMDEISASSRKMADIIGVIDGIAFQTNILALNAAVEAARAGEQGRGFAVVAGEVRALAQRSAAAAKEIKDLIDASVDRVQAGNTLVAQAGSTMTETVDAVRRVANIVEDIAAASSEQTQGILQISQAVSEMEQVTQQNAALVEQAAAAAQSLEEQSLNLTQVVAQFRLDGSDGEVAAAESKPKSKPVRTAPVAAVKPAAKPPRPVVRKRGPSPKAVAPATVPAVASAAAPVVAPVKAQPLAAVAGSDGDWETF; from the coding sequence GTGGAACGCTTCCTGAAAAACACCAGTGTGCGAGCCGGCCTGCTGGCGATTCTGGTGACCTTTGCACTGATGATCGTGGTGGGCGCGGCGGTCGGCGTGCTGGCCCTGAGCACGGCCAACGTATCGACCGAGCGCGTGCATGCCATCTCGGCACGCAGCATGCTGCTCAATGACGCCTACAAGGACATGATGCGCGCCCGCACCGGGCTGGCGCGCGTCTACGGCATGCTGCGCGAGAATCCCGGCACGCCCTTGCCGTCCAACGCGCTCGACAGCGCCGAGGCGGGCGTGAAGAAATCGCTCGCCCAGCTCGAAGCGTTCAAGAGTGCGCCGGCCATCGAAGGCGTGGATCAGGCCCTGCGCCAGGCCATCGCCCAGGCCGCGCAGGCGCATGCCGACGCCGTGCAGCGCGCCATGGCCGCCCTGCGCGCCAGCGATGCGGCCGCCTACGCCACCATCAACGCCAAGGACGTCACCGCATCGGGGGCGGCCTGGTCGATCGAGATCGAACGCTTCCAGAAGCTCAGCAGCCAACTGGCCCAGGAAGAGGCCGACGGCGGGCAGGCGCGCTACGGCCTGATCGTCAAGTTCGTGAGCGTCGGCATCATCATGGCGCTGGCATTGATTGCCGCCGTGCACTACGCGCTCAAGGCCTTCGTGGTGACGCCGCTCAACGACGCGGTGGATGTGCTGACGCGCGTGGCCGAGGGCGATCTGTCGGTGCAGGTGAGGGAGGGCGGGCGCAACGAGCTGGGCCGGCTGCTGTCGGCCGTGGCCCGCATGCGCGCCAGCCTGCTGCAGACGGTGCGCCAGGTGCGCAGCAGCTCGGACGCGGTCAACACCGGCGCGCACGAGATCGCCAGCGGCAACCTCGATCTGTCGTCGCGGACCGAGCAGCAGTCGGCGTCGCTGGAGAAGACGGCCGCCAGCATGGAGCAGATGACCTCCACCGTCACCAACAACTCCGAGAACGCCCGCCAGGCCAGCGCGCTCGCGGCCAGCGCGGCCGACCTGGCCTCGCGCGGCGGCGAGGTGGTGCGCGGCGTGGTCTCGACCATGGACGAGATCAGCGCGAGCTCGCGCAAGATGGCCGACATCATCGGCGTGATCGACGGCATCGCCTTCCAGACCAATATCCTGGCGCTCAACGCGGCGGTGGAAGCCGCCCGCGCGGGCGAGCAGGGGCGCGGCTTCGCCGTGGTGGCCGGCGAGGTGCGGGCCCTGGCCCAGCGCAGCGCGGCCGCCGCCAAGGAGATCAAGGACCTGATCGATGCCTCGGTCGATCGCGTGCAGGCCGGCAACACGCTGGTGGCCCAGGCGGGTTCGACCATGACCGAGACGGTGGATGCGGTGCGCCGCGTGGCCAACATCGTCGAGGATATTGCCGCCGCCTCGTCCGAGCAGACGCAGGGCATCCTGCAGATCAGCCAGGCGGTGTCGGAGATGGAGCAGGTGACGCAGCAGAACGCCGCGCTGGTCGAGCAGGCCGCGGCCGCCGCGCAGTCGCTGGAAGAGCAGTCACTGAACCTGACCCAGGTGGTGGCCCAGTTCCGGCTGGATGGGTCGGACGGCGAGGTGGCGGCGGCCGAGTCCAAGCCCAAGTCCAAGCCGGTGCGTACCGCGCCGGTGGCCGCCGTGAAGCCGGCCGCCAAGCCGCCGCGTCCGGTCGTGCGCAAGCGTGGGCCCAGCCCCAAGGCCGTTGCGCCGGCCACCGTGCCCGCCGTCGCGTCGGCTGCCGCGCCTGTCGTCGCGCCGGTCAAGGCCCAGCCGCTGGCCGCCGTCGCCGGCTCGGACGGCGACTGGGAAACCTTCTGA
- a CDS encoding MOSC domain-containing protein, with product MMLPGPIRIDALLTGRAVGYTRPGSRSAIDKRPVADAVQIGPDGIVGDEQADLRVHGGPDKAIHHYPFDHYPAWQADLGAHALLARPGAFGENISTRGLTEADLCIGDRLRAGEVVLEVSQLRQPCWKLNDRFAQRDMARRVQQTGRTGWYYRVLQGGTLRAGDTLAWLERPWPQWPLARVLDVLYRNMLDADALGDMLTLPLTPSWRKLVENRLARGEVESWDKRIEGPARDPSGRAPQA from the coding sequence ATGATGCTGCCCGGCCCCATCCGCATCGATGCCCTCCTGACCGGCCGGGCCGTCGGCTACACCCGCCCCGGCTCGCGCAGCGCCATCGACAAGCGGCCGGTGGCCGACGCGGTGCAGATCGGCCCCGATGGCATCGTCGGCGACGAGCAAGCCGACCTGCGCGTGCACGGCGGGCCCGACAAGGCGATCCACCACTACCCGTTCGACCACTACCCGGCCTGGCAGGCCGACCTCGGTGCGCACGCGCTGCTGGCCCGGCCCGGCGCGTTCGGCGAGAACATCAGCACACGGGGCCTCACCGAAGCCGATCTCTGCATCGGCGACCGGCTGCGCGCGGGCGAGGTGGTGCTGGAGGTTTCGCAGCTGCGCCAGCCGTGCTGGAAGCTCAACGACCGCTTCGCGCAGCGCGACATGGCCCGCCGCGTGCAGCAGACCGGCCGCACGGGCTGGTACTACCGGGTGCTGCAAGGCGGCACGCTGCGCGCGGGCGACACGCTCGCGTGGCTGGAACGTCCGTGGCCGCAATGGCCGCTGGCGCGTGTGCTGGACGTGCTCTACCGGAACATGCTGGACGCGGATGCGCTCGGCGACATGCTGACGCTGCCGCTGACACCGTCATGGCGCAAGCTGGTGGAAAACCGGCTGGCACGCGGCGAGGTGGAAAGCTGGGACAAGCGGATCGAAGGCCCGGCGCGCGATCCCTCGGGCCGCGCGCCGCAGGCCTGA
- a CDS encoding glutamine amidotransferase: MKTALALRHVPFEHLGVLESLLLGRGYAVRTLDAGLQPLPAEALAAADLVVVLGGPIGAFDDDRYPFLREATDAIARRLTARKPLLGICLGAQLMARALGAAVAPMGGNVKEIGFAPVTLTAEGAASPLAPLADGTPVLHWHGDRFELPPGATRLASTSVCAEQAFALGDHALGLQFHLEADLRELEAWLIGHAAELAAAGIDPRTLRGQAPALAAPLAQRAHDVFTAWLDRAEAHAARSAA, encoded by the coding sequence ATGAAAACCGCGCTCGCCCTGCGTCACGTCCCGTTCGAGCATCTGGGCGTCCTGGAATCGCTGCTGCTCGGGCGCGGCTACGCGGTACGCACGCTCGACGCCGGCTTGCAGCCGCTGCCGGCCGAAGCGCTGGCCGCGGCGGACCTGGTGGTGGTGCTGGGCGGCCCCATCGGCGCTTTCGACGATGATCGCTACCCGTTCTTGCGCGAGGCAACCGACGCCATCGCGCGGCGGCTGACGGCGCGCAAGCCGCTGCTCGGCATCTGCCTGGGCGCGCAGTTGATGGCGCGCGCGCTGGGTGCCGCCGTAGCGCCGATGGGCGGCAACGTCAAGGAGATCGGCTTCGCGCCGGTGACGCTGACGGCCGAGGGCGCGGCCTCCCCGCTCGCGCCGCTGGCCGACGGCACGCCCGTGCTGCATTGGCACGGAGACCGGTTCGAGCTGCCGCCCGGCGCGACACGGCTGGCGTCTACATCGGTCTGCGCGGAACAGGCCTTTGCCCTGGGCGACCACGCGCTCGGCCTGCAATTCCACCTGGAGGCCGATCTGCGCGAACTCGAGGCCTGGCTGATCGGGCATGCGGCCGAGCTGGCCGCCGCCGGCATCGACCCGCGCACGCTGCGCGGGCAGGCCCCCGCGCTGGCCGCTCCGCTGGCGCAGCGCGCCCACGATGTCTTCACCGCGTGGCTGGATCGCGCCGAGGCTCACGCCGCGCGGAGCGCCGCATGA
- a CDS encoding cupin domain-containing protein, whose protein sequence is MIHPPADFSASPFKEHEGEAMLFVHRGEVEIAFVGQTVRLAAGDAVVFDARIPHRTRSVGEEPAQALVVVSAAPAGAQ, encoded by the coding sequence ATGATCCACCCGCCGGCCGATTTCAGTGCCTCGCCGTTCAAGGAGCACGAGGGCGAGGCGATGCTGTTCGTGCATCGCGGCGAGGTCGAGATCGCCTTCGTCGGGCAGACCGTGCGGCTGGCCGCGGGCGATGCGGTGGTGTTCGATGCGCGGATTCCGCATCGCACGCGCTCGGTGGGGGAGGAGCCGGCGCAGGCGCTGGTGGTGGTGAGCGCCGCGCCGGCCGGCGCGCAATAA
- a CDS encoding inositol monophosphatase family protein yields the protein MHPMLNIAVKAARKAGTVINRATLQGDSRQIERKQHNDFVTDVDRAAEATIIDIIKTAYPDHAILAEESGRSWADGETASENVWVIDPLDGTTNFIHGFPQFAVSIALMQRNVVTQAVVYDPTRDELFTASKGAGAFLNNRRIRVTRRDKLADCLIGTGFPYRDMEGLDDYVKLFATMTENCAGLRRPGAAALDLAYVASGRLDGFFEQGLNAWDMAAGSLLITEAGGLVGNYCGEAGYLDQGEILAGNPKAFVQMIKLTTPFSRSQAVV from the coding sequence ATGCATCCGATGCTCAATATCGCCGTCAAGGCTGCCCGCAAAGCCGGGACCGTCATCAATCGCGCCACGCTCCAGGGCGATTCCCGGCAAATCGAGCGCAAACAACACAACGATTTCGTCACCGACGTCGATCGCGCGGCGGAAGCCACGATCATCGACATCATCAAGACAGCGTATCCGGATCACGCGATTCTAGCGGAAGAGTCCGGCCGCTCCTGGGCCGACGGCGAAACCGCCAGCGAAAACGTCTGGGTAATCGACCCGCTGGACGGCACCACCAACTTCATCCACGGCTTCCCGCAGTTCGCGGTGTCGATCGCGCTGATGCAGCGCAACGTCGTCACCCAGGCCGTGGTCTACGACCCGACCCGCGACGAGCTGTTCACCGCCTCCAAGGGTGCGGGCGCCTTCCTCAACAACCGCCGCATCCGCGTCACGCGCCGCGACAAGCTGGCCGACTGCCTGATCGGCACCGGCTTCCCCTACCGCGACATGGAAGGCCTGGACGACTACGTCAAGCTGTTCGCCACCATGACCGAGAACTGCGCCGGCCTGCGCCGCCCGGGCGCCGCCGCGCTGGACCTGGCCTATGTGGCCAGCGGCCGCCTCGACGGCTTCTTCGAGCAGGGCCTCAACGCGTGGGACATGGCGGCGGGCTCGCTGCTGATCACCGAGGCCGGCGGCCTGGTGGGCAACTACTGCGGCGAGGCCGGCTACCTGGACCAGGGCGAGATCCTGGCCGGCAACCCGAAGGCCTTCGTGCAGATGATCAAGCTGACCACGCCGTTCTCGCGCTCGCAGGCCGTGGTCTGA
- a CDS encoding RNA methyltransferase: MNPASRASETSPPRDNDVLRQRAARCRFVLVETSHPGNVGSTARALKTMGFGESGSYVLVRPREPDAQSHPDAVAMASGADDVLADARVVDDFGEALAGASLVIALTARPREFGPRRIGPRAAAQEVAALLAAPGATVAFVFGNERYGLPNEVVERCHVVTHIPANPAYASLNLSQAVQLIAYEVRMALLAETGTGDTRVDGVGFVGEPATAEQIDGMFAHLERGLVEIGFLDPAQPKKLMSRLRRLFARTQLEAEEVNILRGIAKRMLGRRADAAASPTGAADDCR, from the coding sequence ATGAACCCCGCCTCCCGCGCCTCGGAAACCAGCCCGCCCCGCGACAATGACGTCCTGCGGCAACGTGCCGCCCGTTGCCGCTTCGTGCTGGTGGAAACCAGCCATCCCGGCAATGTCGGTTCGACGGCACGCGCGCTGAAGACCATGGGATTCGGCGAGTCCGGCAGCTATGTGCTGGTGCGTCCGCGCGAGCCCGATGCGCAGTCGCATCCCGATGCCGTTGCCATGGCAAGCGGCGCTGACGACGTGCTTGCCGATGCCCGGGTCGTCGACGATTTCGGCGAGGCGCTGGCCGGGGCTTCGCTCGTCATTGCGCTGACGGCGCGTCCGCGCGAGTTCGGCCCGCGCCGCATCGGCCCGCGCGCCGCCGCGCAAGAGGTGGCGGCCCTACTGGCTGCGCCGGGGGCGACGGTCGCCTTCGTCTTCGGTAACGAGCGCTACGGCCTGCCCAACGAGGTGGTGGAGCGCTGCCACGTCGTCACCCATATCCCCGCCAATCCGGCCTATGCGTCGCTCAACCTGTCGCAGGCGGTGCAGCTGATCGCGTATGAAGTGCGCATGGCGTTGCTGGCCGAGACTGGCACGGGCGATACCCGCGTCGATGGCGTCGGCTTTGTCGGCGAGCCGGCCACCGCGGAGCAGATCGACGGCATGTTCGCGCACCTGGAACGCGGCCTGGTCGAGATCGGCTTTCTCGATCCGGCCCAGCCGAAGAAGCTGATGTCGCGCCTGCGGCGCCTGTTTGCCCGCACGCAGCTGGAAGCCGAGGAGGTCAACATCCTGCGCGGCATCGCCAAGCGCATGCTCGGCCGCCGGGCCGATGCCGCCGCGTCGCCCACCGGCGCCGCTGACGACTGTCGGTGA
- the cysE gene encoding serine O-acetyltransferase — translation MFTRIREDIRAIMERDPAARSRWEVLTCYPGLHAIIVHRAAHACWGAGFRWLGRWLSHLGRFLTGIEIHPGAQVGRRVFIDHGMGVVIGETAEIGDDCTIYQGVTLGGTSLYKGAKRHPTLGKGVVVSAGAKVLGGFVIGDGARVGSNAVVLKPVPAGATAVGIPARILERDVPGAVQPALKQEFSAYGITPDADDPVSLALKRLIDHSSLQQERIESILSALDRLGAHLENSPNDPFDASELKRMLK, via the coding sequence ATGTTCACACGCATTCGCGAAGACATCCGCGCCATCATGGAGCGAGACCCGGCCGCACGCAGCCGCTGGGAAGTGCTGACCTGCTATCCGGGCCTGCACGCCATCATCGTCCATCGGGCCGCGCATGCGTGTTGGGGCGCGGGCTTCAGGTGGCTGGGCCGATGGCTGTCGCACCTGGGCCGATTCCTGACCGGCATCGAAATCCACCCCGGCGCGCAGGTCGGCCGGCGCGTGTTCATCGATCACGGCATGGGCGTCGTGATCGGCGAGACCGCCGAGATCGGCGACGATTGCACGATCTACCAGGGCGTGACGCTGGGCGGCACCTCGCTCTACAAGGGCGCCAAGCGGCATCCGACGCTGGGCAAGGGCGTGGTGGTCAGCGCGGGCGCCAAGGTGCTCGGCGGGTTCGTGATCGGCGATGGCGCACGGGTTGGCTCCAACGCGGTGGTGCTCAAGCCGGTGCCGGCCGGCGCCACGGCGGTCGGCATTCCCGCCCGCATCCTCGAGCGCGACGTGCCGGGCGCGGTCCAGCCGGCGCTCAAGCAGGAGTTCTCCGCCTACGGCATCACGCCGGACGCGGACGATCCGGTTTCGCTCGCGCTCAAGCGGCTGATCGACCATAGCTCGCTCCAGCAGGAGCGCATCGAGTCCATCCTGAGCGCGCTGGACCGCCTGGGCGCGCATCTCGAGAACTCGCCGAACGATCCGTTCGATGCCAGCGAGCTCAAGCGGATGCTGAAGTGA
- a CDS encoding UDP-2,3-diacylglucosamine diphosphatase, with translation MSDAPTASALKTPVRVSGPVFFISDLHLSAGMPATAAAFERFVRTRAREARTLVILGDFFEYWVGDEELADPFHRHVAALLTELAQAGTRVLFMHGNRDFLLGERFLATARATLLPDPSVLEADGLRIVLAHGDALCTRDAAYMRFRHWTRKRWVQRLFLAMPLRWRLRIAQKMRADSEAGRALSANVAGEPRAAAMMGDVAPEAVDALFKAAGIPLLIHGHTHRPRLHHEPGGERWVLSDWDFDHAQPRGSFLRLQDGVLTAEPVTA, from the coding sequence ATGAGCGATGCGCCGACGGCGTCCGCATTGAAGACACCGGTCCGGGTTTCCGGGCCGGTGTTTTTCATTTCGGACCTGCACCTGAGCGCCGGCATGCCCGCCACGGCCGCCGCGTTCGAGCGCTTCGTGCGCACCCGGGCGCGCGAGGCCCGCACGCTCGTCATCCTGGGCGACTTCTTCGAATACTGGGTCGGCGATGAGGAGCTTGCCGATCCGTTCCACCGGCATGTCGCCGCGCTGCTCACCGAACTGGCGCAAGCCGGCACGCGCGTGCTGTTCATGCACGGCAACCGCGATTTCCTGCTGGGCGAGCGCTTCCTCGCGACCGCGCGGGCGACGCTGCTGCCCGACCCGAGCGTGCTGGAAGCCGATGGCCTGCGCATCGTGCTGGCCCACGGCGATGCGCTGTGCACGCGCGACGCGGCCTACATGCGGTTCCGCCACTGGACGCGCAAGCGCTGGGTGCAGCGGCTGTTCCTGGCGATGCCGCTGCGCTGGCGGCTGCGGATCGCGCAGAAGATGCGCGCCGACAGCGAAGCCGGCCGTGCCCTGTCCGCCAACGTGGCGGGCGAGCCGCGCGCGGCGGCGATGATGGGCGACGTGGCGCCCGAGGCGGTGGACGCGCTGTTCAAGGCCGCCGGCATCCCGCTGCTGATCCACGGCCACACGCACCGCCCCCGGCTGCACCACGAGCCCGGCGGCGAGCGCTGGGTCCTCTCCGACTGGGATTTCGACCATGCGCAGCCGCGCGGCAGCTTCCTCAGGCTGCAGGACGGCGTGCTGACGGCCGAGCCGGTGACGGCGTGA
- a CDS encoding peptidylprolyl isomerase: MTQVKLHTNHGDITLSLDAEKAPKSVANFVQYVKKGHYNGTVFHRVIKSFMIQGGGFEPGTDMKQKPTDAPIDNEANNGLKNERGSIAMARTNDPHSATAQFFINVVDNDFLNHTSPTPQGWGYAVFGKVTEGLDVVDKIRAVRTGNRGYHQDVPMEDVVIESAEVIE; this comes from the coding sequence ATGACCCAAGTCAAGCTGCACACCAATCACGGCGACATCACGCTGTCCCTGGACGCCGAGAAGGCGCCCAAGAGCGTCGCCAACTTCGTCCAGTACGTCAAGAAGGGCCACTACAACGGCACGGTGTTCCACCGCGTCATCAAGAGCTTCATGATCCAGGGCGGCGGCTTCGAGCCGGGCACCGACATGAAGCAGAAGCCGACCGACGCACCGATCGACAACGAAGCCAACAACGGCCTGAAGAACGAGCGCGGCTCGATCGCCATGGCGCGCACCAACGACCCGCATTCGGCCACGGCCCAGTTCTTCATCAACGTGGTCGACAACGACTTCCTGAACCACACCTCGCCGACGCCGCAGGGCTGGGGCTATGCCGTGTTCGGCAAGGTGACCGAGGGCCTGGACGTGGTCGACAAGATCCGCGCCGTGCGCACCGGCAACCGTGGCTACCACCAGGACGTGCCGATGGAAGACGTGGTGATCGAAAGCGCCGAAGTGATCGAATGA
- a CDS encoding peptidylprolyl isomerase gives MLRIRPLFAGLVCALAVSVSAAAAPAPRVQFKTSMGNFTVEVYPDKAPKTVANFLQYVKDGFYKGTIFHRVMDGFMIQGGGFTPDMKQKDTRAPVEIESKNGLKNDKYTIAMARTMDPNSATAQFYVNVVNNDMLNYPGQDGYGYTVFGKVVDGTATIDKIKGVETTSKLPHQNVPVTPILIESATLVTK, from the coding sequence ATGCTCCGTATCCGCCCCCTCTTTGCCGGGCTCGTGTGTGCACTGGCCGTTTCCGTCAGCGCGGCCGCCGCGCCGGCCCCGCGCGTGCAGTTCAAGACGTCGATGGGCAACTTCACCGTCGAGGTCTATCCGGACAAGGCGCCCAAGACCGTCGCCAACTTCCTGCAGTACGTGAAGGACGGCTTCTATAAGGGCACCATCTTCCACCGCGTGATGGACGGTTTCATGATCCAGGGCGGCGGCTTCACGCCCGACATGAAGCAGAAGGACACGCGCGCGCCTGTCGAGATCGAATCGAAGAACGGCCTGAAGAACGACAAGTACACCATCGCCATGGCGCGCACCATGGACCCGAACTCCGCTACCGCGCAGTTCTACGTCAACGTGGTCAATAACGACATGCTGAACTACCCGGGCCAGGACGGCTACGGCTACACCGTGTTCGGCAAGGTCGTCGACGGCACCGCCACCATCGACAAGATCAAGGGCGTGGAGACCACCAGCAAGCTCCCGCACCAGAACGTGCCCGTCACGCCGATCCTGATCGAATCGGCCACCCTCGTCACCAAGTAA
- a CDS encoding tetratricopeptide repeat protein encodes MNSTLRCRALGAALTGLIAMTAAPAFAQTAAPGIALPADLTPNTPQPPQVARQKRIDEWLARKQYAQALAELDKDVAAQPRNAQARFQRAVALAGLGRSDDAVVAFSQMTQDFPELPEPYLNLATLYAERGELLRARETLITATRVAPENAQAQANLGDIYVRLAAQSYQNALRLSPKHAAARARLDALPDLPGMRAVPSKPAAEPPAASGVNARPAKR; translated from the coding sequence ATGAACAGCACGCTGCGATGCCGCGCCCTCGGTGCGGCACTGACCGGCCTCATTGCAATGACCGCCGCGCCGGCCTTCGCGCAGACCGCCGCCCCCGGCATCGCCCTGCCGGCCGATCTGACGCCCAACACGCCGCAGCCGCCGCAGGTCGCGCGCCAGAAGCGCATCGACGAGTGGCTCGCCAGGAAACAGTACGCACAGGCACTGGCCGAACTCGACAAGGACGTCGCCGCGCAGCCGCGCAACGCGCAGGCCCGCTTCCAGCGCGCCGTGGCCCTGGCCGGCCTGGGCCGCAGCGACGACGCCGTGGTCGCCTTCAGCCAGATGACGCAGGACTTTCCCGAGCTGCCCGAGCCGTATCTCAACCTGGCCACGCTCTACGCCGAGCGCGGCGAGCTGCTGCGCGCCCGCGAGACCCTGATCACGGCCACCCGCGTGGCGCCGGAGAACGCGCAGGCCCAGGCCAACCTGGGCGATATCTATGTGCGGCTGGCGGCGCAGTCCTACCAGAATGCGCTCAGGCTGAGCCCGAAGCATGCCGCCGCGCGCGCGCGGCTCGATGCCCTGCCCGATCTGCCGGGCATGCGCGCCGTGCCGTCCAAACCCGCGGCCGAACCACCCGCCGCCAGCGGCGTGAACGCCAGGCCGGCCAAGCGCTGA